One Baekduia alba genomic window, CCGGCATCCTCGGCGCGACGGTCATGCCGCACGTCATCTACCTGCACTCGGCGCTGACCCAGAACCGCGTCGTGCCGCGCGACGACGACGAGCGTCGCCTGCTGCTGCGGTTCAACCGCGTCGACGTGACGATCGCCATGACGGTCGCCGGCCTGATCAACATGTCCATGTTGATCATCGCCGCGTCGCTGTTCTACACCAGCGGCGGGAGCGACGTCGACACGATCGAGAAGGCGCACGCCGGGTTCAACGAGCTCGTCGGGCCGTCCGCGGGCGTCGCGTTCGCGCTGGCGCTGCTGGCGTCCGGGTTCGCGTCGAGCTCGGTCGGCACCTACGCCGGCCAGGTCGTGATGCAGGGCTTCATCGCCCGCACGGTCCCGATCGCGCTGCGCCGCGCGGTGACGATGGCGCCGGCGCTGATCGTCCTGGCGATCGGCGTCGACCCGACCAAGGCCCTGGTCATCTCGCAGGTCGTGCTGAGCTTCGGCATCCCGTTCGCGCTCGTCCCGCTGGTGCTGCTCACGCGCCGCAAGGACATCATGGGGTCGTTGGTCAACCGGCAGCTGACGACGGTCGTCGCGGCGCTCGTCGCGGTGGTCATCTCCGCGCTGAACATCTTCCTGCTCGTCGACACCTTCGGCCTGGTCAAGGTCTAACGCCCTGAGTCACGAGCGCGGCGGCCGCAGGCCATCGCACAGCACCTGCGCGGCGAGGGCGGGGGCGACGGCGGCGTGGCCGCTGCCCGACGCGGTGTGGATCGCGCCGGAGAGCAACCCCATCAGGTCGCTCAGGGCGACGTCGTCGCGCACGCCGCCGGCGTCGCGGGCCTGCGCGAGCAGCGCCCCGAGCGCCTCACGCAGCTCCTCGCCCGCCGCCAGCAGCGCCGGCCCGAGATCGACGCCGGCGCCGTGCAGCGCGTCGACGAGGTCGCGCTTGGCGGCCGAGTCGACGACCAGGTGCCCGATCGTCGCGAACAGCGCGTCGGTGGGATCGCGCTCGGCGCTGGCCT contains:
- a CDS encoding Nramp family divalent metal transporter; translated protein: MSAPPNEPGGADAAVLPAPVSLRRATHLRAPGGLKARLALLGPAFVACIAYVDPGNFATNIAGGSKYGYMLLWVLLAANLMAMLIQNLSAKIGIATGHNLPELARMHFSRPVTWGLWVQAELIAMATDLAEFVGAAIALNLLFNIPLLPSGIITAFVAFAILGLQSKGYRRFELAIIGFLAVILLGFLYDTLKIGFDAGDAAKGFVPHFDGSDSILLATGILGATVMPHVIYLHSALTQNRVVPRDDDERRLLLRFNRVDVTIAMTVAGLINMSMLIIAASLFYTSGGSDVDTIEKAHAGFNELVGPSAGVAFALALLASGFASSSVGTYAGQVVMQGFIARTVPIALRRAVTMAPALIVLAIGVDPTKALVISQVVLSFGIPFALVPLVLLTRRKDIMGSLVNRQLTTVVAALVAVVISALNIFLLVDTFGLVKV
- a CDS encoding TetR/AcrR family transcriptional regulator — protein: MTGERPLRADARRNRDKVLAAATVAFATDGATVPLDDIARRAGVGAGTVYRHFPTKEALFEAVVLARFTALVGFARDQASAERDPTDALFATIGHLVVDSAAKRDLVDALHGAGVDLGPALLAAGEELREALGALLAQARDAGGVRDDVALSDLMGLLSGAIHTASGSGHAAVAPALAAQVLCDGLRPPRS